In one Desulfuromonadales bacterium genomic region, the following are encoded:
- a CDS encoding response regulator, with protein sequence DGVDGLKKLSSDKFDLIFTDINMPIMDGLKLVSLVRNDAGYKQVPIVIITTEGASEDRERALALGANDYITKPIQTTQILDVAKRLLNLGA encoded by the coding sequence ACGACGGGGTCGATGGGCTGAAAAAGCTGTCGAGTGACAAATTCGACCTGATTTTCACCGACATCAACATGCCGATCATGGACGGACTCAAACTGGTGAGCCTGGTGCGCAACGATGCAGGCTACAAGCAGGTGCCGATCGTCATCATTACCACCGAAGGGGCGAGCGAAGACCGGGAGCGCGCTCTGGCGCTGGGTGCAAACGATTATATCACCAAACCGATACAGACCACCCAGATACTCGACGTCGCCAAGCGTCTGCTCAACCTCGGCGCCTGA
- the infA gene encoding translation initiation factor IF-1, translating to MEALLAKEEAIEVEGKVLEPLPNAMFRVELDNGHIVLAHISGKMRKFYIRILPGDRVTVELSPYDLTRGRITYREK from the coding sequence ATGGAGGCTCTTTTGGCAAAAGAAGAAGCAATCGAAGTCGAGGGAAAAGTCCTCGAACCTCTCCCCAACGCCATGTTCCGGGTTGAACTGGACAACGGCCACATCGTGCTGGCTCATATCTCCGGCAAAATGCGCAAGTTTTACATCCGCATCCTTCCCGGTGACCGCGTGACTGTGGAACTCTCTCCCTACGACCTGACCCGTGGACGGATCACCTACCGGGAAAAATAG
- the leuS gene encoding leucine--tRNA ligase produces MQERYNAGAIESKWQKAWEERSTFKVAETPGKEKFYLLEMFPYPSGRIHMGHVRNYSIGDVVARFKRLQGYNVLHPMGWDAFGMPAENAAIQHGTHPARWTYENIDNMRAQLKKMGLSYDWDRELATCDVDYYKWEQLIFLRMFERGLAYKKSSFVNWCPDCRTVLANEQVEDGCCWRCDNEVEQKELEQWFFKITDYAEELLDWTFRLPGWPEPVLIMQRNWIGRSTGCEIDFPLEHSLKKIRVFTTRQDTLYGATFMSLAPEHPMALELATDGQRPAVEEFIARVRRQEKARRTSEDFEKEGVFTGSWCINPVTRKRMPIYLANFVLMDYGTGAVMAVPTHDQRDFEFARKYDLPLTVVIQPEGPALDPAAMAEAWTGPGTLVHSAAFDGLGNEAAKEAIADYLQKEGIGKKTVNYRLRDWGVSRQRYWGTPIPIIYCDVCGTVPVPEQDLPVILPRDVELTGEGGSPLAKSSAFVNVTCPQCGEAARRETDTFDTFVESSWYFARYACPDFPSAPVDRQAAEYWLPVDQYIGGIEHAVMHLLYARFFTKVMRDLGMMNVDEPFANLLTQGMVCMETSACPQHGWLYPEEVTDGRCTKCGAAAIVGRNEKMSKSKKNVVDPDKLINRFGADTARLFSLFAAPPEKDLEWNEQGVEGCSRFLNRVWRVVYDNLELIADSGPVGTAEGEGRTLHRLTHRTIKKVTEDIDGRFHFNTAIAAVMELVNAIYAFEGKARQPAVLREALETVVRLLAPFVPHLAEELWNCLGNDEGIERAGWPAWDAAALIEDVKVIVVQVNGKVRGKISVAADADEETVKQAALTEENVARFIAGKTVNKVVVVPGRLVSVVTA; encoded by the coding sequence ATGCAAGAGCGCTACAACGCCGGGGCAATCGAAAGCAAGTGGCAGAAAGCCTGGGAAGAACGCAGTACGTTCAAGGTTGCCGAGACCCCAGGCAAGGAAAAATTCTACCTGCTGGAGATGTTCCCCTATCCCTCCGGCCGCATTCACATGGGGCACGTGCGCAACTATTCCATTGGCGACGTCGTGGCCCGCTTCAAGCGCCTGCAGGGTTACAACGTCCTGCATCCCATGGGCTGGGACGCCTTCGGCATGCCGGCCGAGAATGCCGCTATCCAGCACGGCACCCATCCGGCCAGGTGGACCTACGAGAACATCGACAACATGCGCGCCCAGCTCAAGAAGATGGGGCTCTCCTACGACTGGGACCGGGAGCTGGCGACCTGCGATGTCGACTACTACAAGTGGGAGCAGCTGATCTTCCTGCGCATGTTCGAGCGGGGGCTGGCCTACAAGAAGAGCTCCTTCGTCAACTGGTGTCCGGACTGCCGGACCGTTCTGGCCAACGAGCAGGTGGAGGACGGTTGCTGCTGGCGTTGCGACAACGAAGTCGAGCAGAAGGAGCTGGAGCAGTGGTTCTTCAAAATCACCGACTATGCTGAAGAACTGCTCGACTGGACCTTCCGGCTGCCGGGCTGGCCGGAGCCCGTGCTGATCATGCAACGCAACTGGATCGGCCGCTCCACCGGCTGTGAAATCGACTTCCCGCTGGAGCATTCGCTCAAGAAGATCCGCGTCTTCACCACCCGGCAGGATACCCTCTACGGCGCCACCTTCATGAGCCTGGCCCCGGAACATCCCATGGCTCTCGAGCTGGCGACCGACGGGCAGCGGCCTGCCGTCGAGGAGTTCATTGCCCGCGTCAGACGGCAAGAGAAAGCCAGACGGACCAGTGAGGATTTCGAGAAAGAAGGGGTCTTTACCGGCTCCTGGTGCATCAATCCGGTGACCAGGAAAAGGATGCCGATCTACCTGGCCAACTTTGTCCTGATGGATTACGGCACCGGCGCGGTGATGGCGGTCCCCACCCACGATCAGCGCGATTTCGAGTTTGCCCGCAAATACGACCTGCCGCTGACGGTGGTCATCCAACCGGAAGGACCGGCCCTCGATCCGGCGGCCATGGCCGAGGCCTGGACCGGGCCCGGCACCTTGGTTCATTCGGCAGCCTTCGACGGTCTGGGGAACGAAGCAGCCAAGGAGGCGATCGCCGACTACCTGCAGAAGGAAGGGATCGGCAAGAAGACGGTGAACTATCGCCTGCGCGACTGGGGCGTGTCGCGCCAGCGTTACTGGGGTACTCCGATCCCGATCATCTACTGTGATGTCTGTGGTACGGTTCCGGTCCCCGAGCAGGACCTGCCGGTCATTCTTCCCCGGGATGTCGAATTGACCGGCGAGGGGGGGAGCCCGCTGGCCAAGAGCAGCGCCTTCGTCAACGTCACCTGCCCCCAGTGCGGCGAGGCGGCCCGCCGCGAAACCGACACCTTCGACACCTTTGTCGAGAGCTCCTGGTATTTCGCCCGCTATGCCTGCCCGGATTTCCCCTCGGCGCCGGTTGACCGCCAGGCTGCCGAGTACTGGCTGCCGGTCGACCAGTACATCGGCGGGATCGAGCATGCCGTCATGCATCTGCTCTACGCCCGCTTCTTCACCAAGGTCATGCGCGATCTCGGCATGATGAACGTCGACGAACCCTTCGCCAATCTCCTGACCCAGGGGATGGTTTGCATGGAAACCAGCGCCTGTCCGCAGCACGGCTGGCTCTACCCGGAGGAGGTGACCGACGGCCGTTGCACAAAGTGTGGAGCGGCGGCCATCGTTGGGCGTAATGAGAAGATGAGCAAGTCAAAGAAAAACGTGGTCGACCCCGACAAACTCATCAACCGCTTCGGGGCCGACACCGCCCGGCTCTTCTCTCTCTTCGCCGCCCCGCCGGAAAAGGACCTGGAGTGGAATGAACAGGGGGTGGAGGGGTGTTCCCGCTTCCTCAACCGTGTCTGGCGGGTTGTCTACGACAATCTCGAGCTGATTGCCGACAGCGGTCCTGTCGGCACGGCCGAAGGGGAGGGGCGGACCCTGCACCGTCTGACCCATCGCACCATCAAGAAGGTTACCGAAGATATTGACGGGCGGTTCCATTTCAACACGGCCATCGCTGCCGTCATGGAATTGGTCAACGCCATCTACGCCTTCGAAGGCAAGGCTCGTCAGCCGGCCGTTCTGCGCGAGGCACTGGAGACGGTCGTTCGCCTGCTGGCCCCTTTTGTCCCGCATCTAGCTGAGGAGCTCTGGAATTGTCTGGGGAACGACGAGGGAATCGAGCGGGCCGGCTGGCCGGCATGGGACGCGGCGGCCCTGATCGAAGACGTGAAAGTCATCGTCGTTCAGGTCAACGGCAAGGTGCGAGGCAAGATTTCGGTCGCTGCCGACGCCGACGAAGAGACGGTCAAGCAGGCGGCTTTAACCGAAGAGAATGTGGCTCGTTTCATCGCCGGCAAGACCGTGAACAAGGTTGTCGTCGTTCCGGGCCGACTGGTCAGCGTGGTGACCGCATGA
- a CDS encoding LptE family protein encodes MRTFGLLLAALLLLGGCGYHLSGRSSNLPSDVQSLYIELFSNRTTEPFLENSITDSVIARFARNRPLRLVEKRDSADAVLSGVVTAYGTSPISYDRNDVITEYRSTLTIAVTLRQASDDRILWKGSIDWSEEYPANLDKGVQEDNEAVAIAVIADRLAQELYFRIMENF; translated from the coding sequence ATGAGAACCTTTGGCCTGTTGCTCGCGGCCTTGCTGCTGCTTGGCGGTTGCGGCTATCATCTTTCCGGCCGCAGCAGCAACCTGCCGTCCGACGTGCAGTCGCTCTATATTGAACTGTTCAGCAACCGAACCACCGAGCCGTTTCTCGAAAACAGCATCACCGACAGCGTGATTGCCCGTTTCGCCCGTAACCGTCCCCTGCGTCTGGTCGAGAAACGGGATAGCGCCGATGCTGTTCTCTCCGGTGTTGTCACCGCCTATGGCACCTCACCGATTTCTTACGACCGCAACGACGTGATCACCGAGTACCGTTCTACCCTGACCATAGCCGTCACGCTGCGGCAGGCTTCGGATGATCGCATTCTCTGGAAAGGCAGCATCGACTGGTCGGAAGAATATCCAGCCAACCTCGACAAGGGTGTTCAGGAGGACAACGAGGCCGTCGCCATTGCCGTGATCGCCGACCGACTGGCTCAGGAGCTTTATTTCCGGATCATGGAAAACTTCTGA
- the holA gene encoding DNA polymerase III subunit delta produces MTYAELNRAIEGRSVPSLLFLYGEETFLLDRTLQRLRDVFVPAEARDFNYNLYHGKETPAEVILDTALTLPVFNPHRLVLVKEAQNLSAASFDDFLPYLDDPAPETILVFTADKIDGRKKFFQEFKKRGVLIEFKRLYDNQIPTFVREQAKAAGRSLTEDAMALFCRRVGSNLQEVHSELTKLFAYLGERTLVDAADVAAVVSDTRIDSIFDLTNALGGREKGEALRLLARLLDEGGVPLVLLTMMVRHFRQLWKISELLDQGGGTKEIARRAGVNPYFVDGLVAQAGRFSPARYRRIFALFLDADLALKSSGAHPAAMLEKLVLDVMADAGTEVSGK; encoded by the coding sequence ATGACCTACGCTGAATTGAACCGGGCCATCGAGGGACGGAGCGTTCCCTCTCTGCTGTTTCTCTACGGCGAGGAGACCTTTCTTCTCGACCGAACGCTTCAGCGTCTGCGTGACGTCTTCGTGCCGGCTGAGGCCCGGGATTTCAATTACAACCTCTATCACGGCAAGGAAACGCCTGCCGAGGTCATTCTCGATACGGCTCTCACCCTGCCGGTCTTCAACCCCCACCGTCTCGTCCTGGTGAAGGAGGCGCAGAACCTCTCCGCCGCCAGTTTCGATGACTTTCTTCCTTATCTGGACGATCCGGCGCCGGAAACGATCCTCGTTTTTACCGCCGACAAGATCGACGGCCGCAAAAAATTCTTTCAGGAATTCAAGAAACGCGGCGTTTTGATTGAATTCAAGCGCCTCTACGACAACCAGATTCCCACTTTCGTCAGAGAACAGGCGAAAGCGGCCGGTCGTTCCTTGACCGAGGATGCCATGGCGCTATTCTGTCGCCGGGTGGGGAGCAACCTGCAGGAGGTTCACAGCGAGCTCACCAAGCTGTTTGCCTATCTCGGCGAGCGCACCCTGGTTGATGCCGCCGACGTTGCCGCCGTTGTTTCCGACACCCGGATCGACAGTATTTTCGATTTGACCAATGCCCTCGGCGGCAGGGAGAAGGGAGAAGCGCTCAGGCTTTTGGCTCGACTGCTCGATGAAGGTGGCGTGCCGCTGGTGTTGCTGACCATGATGGTGCGGCACTTCCGTCAGCTCTGGAAAATCAGTGAACTGCTCGACCAAGGGGGCGGCACCAAGGAGATCGCCCGCCGTGCAGGGGTCAACCCTTATTTTGTCGATGGTCTGGTGGCCCAGGCGGGGCGTTTCTCGCCGGCCCGTTATCGGCGAATCTTCGCGCTTTTTCTGGATGCCGACCTGGCGCTAAAATCCAGTGGCGCGCACCCGGCAGCCATGCTGGAGAAGCTGGTCCTGGATGTCATGGCAGACGCCGGCACGGAGGTGTCCGGGAAATAA
- the rpsT gene encoding 30S ribosomal protein S20, which yields MANHKSAIKRNRQNEVRNARNTHIRSTMRTYVKQVREAVAAGDGEAARSALVRAVPFIDKAASKGVIHKATASRKISRLSKLVHALA from the coding sequence TTGGCCAATCACAAGTCTGCCATCAAGAGAAATCGTCAGAACGAAGTTCGCAATGCCCGCAACACCCACATCCGGTCCACCATGCGGACTTATGTCAAGCAGGTCCGCGAGGCCGTCGCTGCCGGCGACGGGGAAGCTGCCCGCTCGGCCCTTGTCCGCGCCGTCCCCTTCATCGACAAGGCTGCCAGTAAAGGGGTGATTCACAAGGCGACCGCCAGCCGCAAGATTTCCCGGCTCAGCAAACTGGTTCACGCCCTCGCCTGA
- the murJ gene encoding murein biosynthesis integral membrane protein MurJ, with translation MSEKKQISKATGVMGVATGLSRVAGLVRDIVVAGLFGAGFATDAFFMAFTIPNLLRRFFAEGSLTAAFVPTFADVYHRQGEVEARRVASICWTLLLIVMAAVTVLGILCSPWLVRAIGFGFAEVEGKLGLTDYLNRLMFPYIFFVSLLALLTGVLNVLGHYFLPALSPVFLNLSMIGCAVLLAPAFEVPITALAVGVLLGGALQLLLQLPALHRKGIRLRLDFGFRHPAVVRIARLMLPGLIGVAIYQINVVVSRLLASFLPEGSVSYLYYGQRLFEFPQGIFIVSLAQAVLPSMSRQAALHDEAGLKESLRFALALIVLVTLPAAVGLMLCAVPAYSLFFMGGAFSFEDVRQTALALAAYAPGLLFVGVSRVVVPTFYAMQDTRTPVWISFWTLLANAGLGLLLMGPLRHTGLALALTLSSVFNALVLIWALRRKIGRLGLASVGTSFLRLLPLTALMAAVVWGILGYGEWSAAGGRWLKGMVLGGALLAGMAVYAGGCLLLRIPEATEAAALFRRKLLRRG, from the coding sequence ATGTCTGAGAAGAAGCAGATTTCGAAAGCGACAGGTGTCATGGGGGTCGCCACCGGCCTGAGCCGCGTCGCCGGCCTGGTGCGAGACATCGTGGTCGCCGGCCTTTTTGGAGCCGGCTTTGCCACGGACGCTTTTTTCATGGCGTTTACCATCCCCAACCTGCTGCGCCGCTTTTTTGCCGAAGGCTCCCTGACCGCTGCCTTCGTGCCGACCTTTGCCGATGTCTATCACCGTCAGGGGGAGGTGGAGGCGCGGCGGGTGGCCAGCATCTGCTGGACCCTGCTGCTGATCGTCATGGCGGCGGTGACGGTGCTGGGAATCCTCTGCTCGCCTTGGCTCGTCCGCGCCATCGGTTTCGGATTCGCCGAAGTCGAGGGAAAGCTCGGGCTGACCGACTACCTCAACCGCCTGATGTTCCCCTATATCTTTTTCGTCAGCCTGCTGGCGCTGCTGACCGGCGTGCTGAATGTCCTTGGCCACTACTTCCTGCCGGCTCTCTCGCCGGTCTTTCTCAACCTGTCGATGATCGGCTGCGCCGTGCTGCTGGCACCGGCCTTCGAAGTGCCGATTACCGCCCTGGCGGTCGGCGTCCTGCTTGGCGGCGCGTTGCAGCTGCTGCTGCAGCTTCCCGCCCTGCATCGGAAAGGGATTCGCCTGCGGCTCGATTTCGGCTTCCGCCACCCGGCCGTCGTCCGCATCGCCCGGCTGATGCTGCCGGGGCTGATCGGGGTGGCGATCTACCAGATCAACGTCGTGGTAAGCCGGCTGCTCGCTTCCTTTCTGCCCGAGGGGAGCGTCTCCTACCTCTATTACGGGCAGCGCCTGTTCGAGTTCCCGCAGGGCATTTTCATCGTCTCCCTGGCCCAGGCCGTCCTACCCTCGATGAGCCGCCAGGCGGCGCTGCACGATGAGGCGGGGCTCAAGGAGTCGCTGCGCTTTGCCCTGGCGCTGATCGTGCTGGTGACGCTGCCCGCCGCGGTAGGCCTGATGCTCTGTGCCGTGCCGGCCTACAGCCTCTTCTTCATGGGCGGGGCCTTCAGCTTCGAGGACGTGCGGCAGACGGCACTGGCTCTGGCCGCCTACGCCCCCGGCCTGCTCTTCGTCGGGGTGAGCCGGGTGGTGGTGCCGACTTTCTACGCCATGCAGGACACCCGAACGCCGGTCTGGATCTCGTTCTGGACCCTGCTGGCCAACGCCGGGCTCGGCCTGCTTCTCATGGGGCCGCTGCGGCATACCGGTCTGGCCCTCGCCCTGACCCTCTCGTCGGTCTTCAATGCACTGGTGCTGATCTGGGCCCTGCGGCGCAAGATCGGCCGCCTCGGACTCGCGTCCGTCGGCACCTCGTTTCTGCGCCTCCTGCCGCTGACGGCGCTGATGGCTGCGGTCGTCTGGGGCATCCTCGGCTATGGAGAGTGGAGCGCTGCCGGCGGCCGCTGGCTCAAGGGGATGGTGCTGGGCGGGGCGTTGCTCGCCGGCATGGCGGTCTATGCCGGCGGCTGCCTGCTGCTGCGGATTCCCGAGGCGACCGAGGCAGCGGCGCTCTTCCGGCGCAAGCTGCTGCGCAGGGGGTAA
- a CDS encoding methylated-DNA--[protein]-cysteine S-methyltransferase encodes MLETGLAYHLWQAPIGWLGLVCGKERLVEIVSEPQATAVRERIARLCPEARAQCSAVCAEAVRQLDDYFHGRRRCFELPLALDTLTPFTARVLHTLAQVPFGSTLTYGELAMLAGFPRAARAVGRVMATNPFPIIIPCHRVLGAGGKMTGYSGGEGIATKQWLLRFEAEKLLIADG; translated from the coding sequence ATGCTGGAGACCGGTCTCGCATACCACCTCTGGCAGGCGCCGATCGGTTGGCTCGGTCTGGTTTGCGGAAAGGAGCGCCTGGTGGAAATTGTCTCAGAACCGCAGGCGACGGCCGTACGTGAGCGTATCGCACGGCTCTGCCCGGAAGCGCGAGCGCAGTGCTCCGCGGTCTGCGCAGAGGCGGTCCGGCAACTGGATGATTATTTTCACGGCCGCCGCCGTTGTTTCGAGCTGCCCCTGGCGCTGGATACGCTCACCCCCTTTACGGCCCGGGTGCTGCATACCCTGGCACAGGTCCCTTTCGGCTCGACGCTGACCTACGGGGAACTGGCCATGCTGGCCGGCTTCCCGCGCGCCGCCAGGGCCGTCGGCCGGGTTATGGCGACCAACCCCTTTCCCATCATAATTCCCTGCCACCGCGTGCTCGGCGCCGGCGGCAAGATGACGGGCTACTCCGGGGGGGAGGGGATCGCCACCAAACAGTGGCTGCTGCGCTTCGAGGCGGAAAAACTCTTGATTGCCGATGGGTAG
- a CDS encoding DUF2238 domain-containing protein, producing the protein MIDTSVSYRYHLLLLAGLALVFLWSAVEPADRFTWVLEVLPAVIGVIVLMATIRRFPLTDLLYLLIWLHAVILLVGGHYTYAEVPLFNWLRDSFDLQRNYYDRVGHFAQGFVPAMIAREILLRTSPLQPGKWLFFIVSCICLAISAGYEFIEWWVAVGTGTAAEAFLGTQGDIWDTQWDMFLALCGAIIAQLTLSGVHSRQLDKLLRPVR; encoded by the coding sequence ATGATCGACACGTCTGTCAGCTACAGATATCACCTGCTCCTGCTTGCCGGCCTGGCGCTGGTCTTTCTCTGGTCGGCCGTCGAGCCGGCGGACCGCTTCACCTGGGTTCTCGAGGTACTCCCCGCCGTCATCGGGGTCATCGTCCTGATGGCGACCATTCGCCGGTTTCCCCTCACCGACCTCCTCTACCTGTTGATCTGGCTGCATGCGGTGATTCTGCTCGTCGGTGGTCACTACACCTATGCCGAAGTTCCCCTGTTCAACTGGCTCCGTGACAGTTTCGATCTGCAGCGCAATTACTACGACCGTGTCGGCCACTTTGCCCAGGGGTTCGTCCCGGCCATGATCGCTCGGGAGATCCTGCTGCGCACTTCGCCGCTGCAGCCGGGGAAATGGCTGTTCTTCATCGTTTCCTGCATCTGCCTGGCGATCAGCGCCGGTTATGAGTTCATCGAATGGTGGGTCGCAGTGGGCACCGGCACGGCCGCCGAGGCCTTTCTCGGCACGCAGGGGGATATATGGGACACGCAGTGGGACATGTTCCTGGCACTGTGCGGGGCGATCATCGCGCAGTTGACACTCTCCGGCGTGCATAGTCGACAGTTGGACAAGTTATTGAGGCCAGTCCGGTAA
- a CDS encoding tRNA (cytidine(34)-2'-O)-methyltransferase: protein MKEAVPFHIVLIEPEIPPNTGNIARLCGATGTILHLVGPLGFAIDDRQLRRAGLDYWPAIDVRRWDSLALLQAAHPDGRWWYTSKKARKSHIEADFRAGDFLVFGKETQGLPEELLDAHPECGIRIPIFSPLVRSLNLSTAAGIILYEALRQTGRLAD from the coding sequence ATGAAGGAAGCCGTTCCTTTCCACATCGTTTTGATCGAGCCGGAGATCCCGCCCAACACCGGCAACATCGCCCGTCTCTGCGGAGCCACCGGCACCATACTGCACCTCGTCGGCCCGCTTGGCTTCGCCATAGACGACCGCCAACTGCGCCGGGCCGGCCTTGATTACTGGCCGGCCATCGATGTGCGTCGCTGGGATTCACTGGCGCTACTGCAGGCGGCGCATCCGGACGGCCGCTGGTGGTACACTTCGAAAAAAGCCCGCAAATCCCACATCGAGGCGGATTTTCGGGCCGGTGATTTTCTCGTCTTCGGAAAGGAGACGCAAGGCCTGCCCGAAGAGCTGCTCGACGCCCACCCGGAGTGCGGCATCCGCATCCCCATCTTTTCCCCTCTGGTCCGCAGCCTCAACCTCTCGACGGCCGCCGGCATCATCCTCTACGAAGCGCTGCGCCAGACCGGTCGACTCGCCGACTGA